A genomic stretch from Budorcas taxicolor isolate Tak-1 chromosome 15, Takin1.1, whole genome shotgun sequence includes:
- the LIN7C gene encoding protein lin-7 homolog C has product MAALGEPVRLERDICRAIELLEKLQRSGEVPPQKLQALQRVLQSEFCNAVREVYEHVYETVDISSSPEVRANATAKATVAAFAASEGHSHPRVVELPKTEEGLGFNIMGGKEQNSPIYISRIIPGGIADRHGGLKRGDQLLSVNGVSVEGEHHEKAVELLKAAQGKVKLVVRYTPKVLEEMESRFEKMRSAKRRQQT; this is encoded by the exons ATGGCGGCCCTGGGGGAACCCGTGCGACTGGAGAGGG ATATTTGTAGAGCAATTGAATTGTTGGAAAAACTGCAAAGAAGTGGAGAGGTACCACCACAGAAACTTCAGGCTCTACAAAGAGTCCTTCAGAGTGAATTCTGCAATGCTGTAAGAGAG GTATATGAACATGTCTACGAGACTGTGGACATCAGTAGCAGTCCTGAAGTGAGAGCTAATGCAACTGCAAAg gCTACCGTTGCTGCATTTGCTGCCAGCGAAGGGCATTCCCATCCTCGAGTTGTTGAGCTACCAAAAACAGAAGAAGGCCTTGGATTCAATATTATGGGAGGCAAAGAACAAAACTCTCCAATCTACATCTCTCGGATAATTCCAGGTGGAATTGCTGATAGACATGGGGGCCTCAAGCGAGGAGATCAGCTCCTTTCTGTTAATGGAGTG AGTGTTGAAGGAGAGCATCACGAAAAAGCTGTAGAACTGCTGAAAGCAGCGCAAGGAAAGGTTAAATTAGTAGTGCGGTACACACCCAAGgtcttggaagaaatggagtcacGCTTTGAAAAAATGCGATCAGCAAAACGCAGGCAACAGACCTAA